One window from the genome of Diospyros lotus cultivar Yz01 chromosome 11, ASM1463336v1, whole genome shotgun sequence encodes:
- the LOC127813270 gene encoding 14 kDa proline-rich protein DC2.15-like: MGSKGNASLSLCLLIILHVFTSVSACETCPSIPKPKPKPKPCPSPAAKASCPSNALKLGVCGDLLGGLLNVSIGAPPKTPCCSLMEGLVDLEAAICLCTAIKANVLGIELDIPLSLSLLLNVCSKNVPTGFVCA; this comes from the coding sequence ATGGGTTCCAAGGGCAATGCATCACTCTCTCTATgtctcttgatcatccttcATGTCTTCACTTCTGTATCTGCATGTGAAACCTGCCCTTCTATCCCAAAACCGAAGCCGAAGCCAAAGCCATGTCCCAGCCCTGCAGCCAAGGCTAGCTGCCCCAGCAATGCCCTGAAACTAGGCGTGTGCGGCGACTTGCTTGGTGGATTGCTCAATGTATCCATTGGCGCTCCCCCGAAAACTCCATGCTGCAGCCTCATGGAAGGCCTCGTCGATCTGGAAGCTGCCATCTGCCTTTGCACTGCCATAAAAGCAAATGTTTTGGGCATCGAGCTCGACATTCCGCTCTCGCTGAGCTTGCTTCTTAACGTTTGCTCCAAGAATGTTCCTACTGGATTCGTATGTGCCTAA